A window of the Campylobacter massiliensis genome harbors these coding sequences:
- a CDS encoding YceI family protein translates to MKKLIKFSLAVALAASFANAAVYEIDPVHSNVGFKIKHLSISKVSGNFGKFDAVIDYDKDAKELKTLEATIETASVNTQNNKRDEHLRSADFFNAAKFDKITYKMVKFEKESDTEGKVVGTLTMHGVTKPVVLKFELGGFTADKNGKEKIGFSLEGETKRKLFEIGLDTSEITLSDKVELEIKVEAKEK, encoded by the coding sequence ATGAAAAAACTAATCAAATTTTCGCTAGCGGTAGCGCTGGCAGCAAGCTTCGCAAACGCCGCAGTCTACGAGATCGACCCGGTGCACAGCAACGTCGGCTTTAAGATCAAGCACCTAAGCATATCAAAAGTCAGCGGAAATTTCGGCAAATTTGACGCCGTGATCGACTACGACAAGGACGCCAAAGAGCTCAAAACACTCGAGGCCACCATCGAGACCGCCTCGGTAAATACGCAAAACAACAAACGCGACGAACACCTACGAAGCGCGGATTTTTTCAACGCGGCCAAATTTGACAAAATCACCTACAAAATGGTCAAATTTGAGAAAGAAAGCGACACGGAAGGCAAGGTCGTGGGCACGCTCACGATGCACGGCGTAACTAAGCCCGTGGTGCTAAAATTCGAGCTTGGCGGCTTTACTGCGGATAAAAACGGCAAGGAAAAAATCGGCTTTAGCCTAGAGGGCGAGACGAAACGCAAGCTCTTTGAGATCGGGCTGGATACCTCAGAGATCACGCTATCTGACAAAGTCGAGCTAGAGATCAAAGTCGAAGCCAAAGAAAAATAA